One window from the genome of Bradyrhizobium xenonodulans encodes:
- a CDS encoding ChbG/HpnK family deacetylase, with translation MSAAAGLRRIWLCADDYGISPGVNRAIRDLIERGRLNATSVMMVGPAIERSEVEALQASAKDSPRCAIGLHVTLSAPFRPLTMHFRPLDGDMFMPFPKLLRAGLARTLDREFFRNEVKAQLAAFTEAFGRVPDFVDGHQHVQLYPQVRDGFVDAVSEVAPNAWVRQGGRDLPLAQRLASPKAMVLDILSAQFRRRAGSAGLGFNPGFAGAYDFTRAADFGELMRQFLDGLPDGGLVMCHPGFVDEILTGLDPMTDVREREHAYLTGDAFARLLTERGVTLG, from the coding sequence ATGAGCGCGGCCGCGGGCCTGCGGCGGATCTGGCTCTGCGCCGACGATTACGGCATCAGCCCGGGCGTCAACCGCGCCATCCGCGACCTCATCGAACGCGGCCGTCTCAACGCCACCTCGGTGATGATGGTCGGACCTGCGATCGAGCGCAGCGAGGTGGAAGCGCTTCAGGCTTCGGCAAAGGACAGCCCGCGCTGCGCGATCGGATTGCACGTGACGCTGTCGGCGCCGTTCCGGCCGCTCACCATGCATTTCCGCCCGCTCGACGGCGACATGTTCATGCCGTTTCCGAAGCTGTTGCGCGCAGGCCTTGCGCGCACGCTCGACCGCGAATTCTTTCGCAACGAGGTGAAGGCGCAGCTCGCCGCCTTCACCGAAGCGTTCGGTCGCGTGCCCGACTTCGTCGACGGCCATCAGCATGTGCAGCTCTATCCGCAGGTGCGCGACGGTTTTGTCGACGCGGTCAGCGAAGTCGCGCCGAACGCCTGGGTGCGCCAGGGCGGCCGCGACCTGCCGCTGGCGCAGCGGCTCGCTTCACCAAAGGCCATGGTGCTCGATATCCTCAGCGCGCAATTCCGCCGCCGTGCCGGCAGCGCCGGCCTCGGCTTCAACCCCGGCTTCGCCGGCGCCTATGACTTCACGCGGGCGGCCGATTTCGGCGAGCTGATGCGGCAATTCCTGGACGGCCTCCCCGACGGCGGCCTCGTGATGTGCCACCCCGGTTTCGTCGACGAAATCCTCACCGGCCTCGACCCGATGACGGATGTCCGCGAGCGCGAGCACGCCTATCTCACGGGCGATGCCTTCGCACGCCTGCTCACGGAACGCGGCGTCACGCTGGGGTGA